In one Microbulbifer pacificus genomic region, the following are encoded:
- a CDS encoding polysaccharide biosynthesis/export family protein, with product MGIFTSFQQRALRAAFVFLVGMIVTSAYAQDATRAAGDYQLGSGDKILISVYGEEDLTLETILSDSGVINYPFLGELKVVGLTLSGLESLIVRGLKGDYLINPNVHVSMLEYRPFFINGEVEKPGGYPFQPGLTISKAAALAQGFTERASENKIFIIRGDDASQTKVKAELNTLLRPGDIVTIEQSFF from the coding sequence ATGGGTATTTTTACCTCGTTTCAGCAGCGCGCACTCCGCGCTGCTTTTGTCTTTCTGGTGGGGATGATTGTGACCAGTGCGTACGCACAGGACGCAACCAGGGCCGCTGGCGATTATCAGCTGGGCTCCGGCGATAAAATCCTGATCAGTGTCTACGGGGAAGAGGATCTCACTCTGGAGACTATTCTCAGCGACAGCGGGGTGATCAATTACCCCTTCCTGGGCGAGCTGAAAGTGGTGGGGCTGACCCTTTCCGGTCTTGAAAGTCTGATTGTGCGGGGGTTGAAGGGGGATTACCTCATCAATCCCAACGTGCACGTTTCCATGCTGGAATATCGCCCCTTCTTTATTAATGGGGAAGTGGAAAAGCCCGGTGGCTATCCCTTTCAGCCGGGGCTGACCATCAGCAAGGCGGCGGCACTGGCCCAGGGCTTTACCGAGCGTGCCTCTGAAAACAAGATTTTTATTATCCGTGGTGATGATGCGAGCCAGACCAAAGTGAAAGCGGAGCTGAATACGCTGCTGCGCCCGGGCGACATCGTCACTATTGAACAGAGCTTCTTCTGA
- a CDS encoding tyrosine-protein phosphatase, with translation MIDLHCHLLPGIDDGARDLDQALVLARASVEDGITHCVATPHIHTGRFPNNLSTITRAFNQLRTALEEEGIPLQLGMSAEIRLSEEILNMVLLKQVPYLGEWEGERVLLLELPHSHIPPGTEQLIRWLRKQKVRPMIAHPERNKDVMRDFNKVLPLVREGCLFQVTAGAVAGHFGEPAQERAIQLLQQDLVTILATDAHHEVRRPPVLNAGRLAAAEIVGEDRAWQLVRENPGKIAALHFS, from the coding sequence ATGATCGACCTGCACTGCCATTTGTTACCGGGCATCGATGATGGTGCCCGCGATCTCGACCAGGCGCTGGTACTCGCCAGGGCCTCTGTCGAGGACGGCATCACCCATTGTGTGGCCACCCCGCATATCCATACCGGCCGCTTTCCCAACAATCTTTCTACGATTACCAGGGCCTTCAACCAGCTGCGTACGGCGCTGGAGGAAGAGGGGATTCCCCTGCAACTCGGTATGTCTGCCGAGATCCGTTTGTCCGAAGAAATCCTGAATATGGTGCTGCTGAAGCAGGTGCCTTATCTCGGCGAGTGGGAAGGCGAGCGAGTGTTGCTGCTGGAGTTGCCTCACAGCCATATTCCTCCGGGTACGGAACAGCTGATCCGTTGGCTGAGAAAACAGAAGGTTCGCCCGATGATCGCGCACCCGGAGCGCAACAAGGATGTGATGCGGGATTTCAATAAGGTGCTGCCGCTGGTGCGCGAGGGGTGCCTGTTTCAGGTAACCGCCGGTGCGGTCGCCGGGCATTTTGGTGAGCCGGCGCAGGAGCGCGCCATTCAGTTGCTGCAACAGGATCTGGTGACCATTCTCGCCACTGACGCCCATCACGAAGTGCGCCGCCCTCCGGTGCTGAATGCCGGGCGCCTGGCGGCAGCGGAGATCGTGGGAGAAGACAGGGCCTGGCAGCTGGTGCGCGAAAATCCGGGTAAAATTGCGGCTTTGCATTTTTCCTGA
- a CDS encoding VpsP family polysaccharide biosynthesis protein, whose amino-acid sequence MNTQTFAEPSSSGRRRRRSRRRASPAAKFLSYIWPSDVSAARKLGVWVSVAALVWLSAHAAALGLAHLQVLRVENQLAYWYKRGEVASSASMVSALKAIEQANRLHPDNPYQLTLQARLLEWRAYNGGNIVPQDYRDALRLHQRAAALRPLWPDSWADMAQLKIRLGEFDGDLDHYLTRADQLGPYTPAVHLAIAQANLPRLPTLSGGQQELLKTHLIRGVQDHRTKNQVIGLVEQYNRQPQVCPWLEGEKHFQKLCK is encoded by the coding sequence ATGAACACCCAAACCTTTGCCGAGCCCTCGTCTTCCGGTCGCCGCCGTCGGCGTTCGAGAAGGCGCGCATCACCCGCGGCGAAGTTCCTTTCCTATATATGGCCCAGTGACGTGAGTGCGGCTCGCAAGCTGGGCGTCTGGGTTTCCGTTGCGGCGCTGGTCTGGCTCAGTGCACACGCCGCCGCGTTGGGGCTCGCGCATCTGCAGGTGTTGCGGGTGGAGAATCAGCTCGCCTATTGGTACAAGCGCGGTGAAGTCGCGTCTTCCGCGTCTATGGTTTCTGCGCTGAAGGCCATCGAGCAGGCCAATCGCCTGCACCCTGATAATCCCTACCAGCTCACCTTACAGGCGCGTTTGCTTGAATGGCGCGCCTACAATGGCGGCAACATTGTTCCACAGGACTACCGCGATGCCCTGCGATTGCACCAGCGCGCGGCGGCACTGCGCCCCCTGTGGCCGGATAGCTGGGCGGATATGGCACAACTCAAGATCCGTCTCGGCGAATTCGACGGGGATCTGGATCACTACCTCACCCGCGCCGACCAACTCGGCCCCTACACCCCCGCCGTTCACCTGGCCATCGCCCAGGCCAACCTCCCGCGTTTGCCAACACTTTCCGGTGGCCAGCAGGAACTGCTGAAAACACACCTGATCCGCGGTGTGCAGGATCATCGCACCAAAAATCAGGTGATTGGTTTGGTAGAGCAATACAATCGCCAGCCGCAGGTCTGCCCGTGGCTGGAAGGCGAAAAGCACTTCCAGAAACTCTGCAAGTAA
- a CDS encoding cytochrome b, translating to MNKNASSWSPALKTLHWLIAVFILFAWGSVELHEFYERGDPMRSWWMVVHFSLGFSVLFLALARLYWRATHGRPTLYGSGLQKPVSLLVQSLMYVIMLGMPLTGLLMRQFAGRDTTLFWLFDLPSFVAKNEALAKQLAFLHKEFLWNALLVLLVLHIGGALWHHLITKDNTLRQMLPFGKVKISGK from the coding sequence ATGAACAAGAATGCCAGCAGCTGGAGTCCTGCACTCAAAACCCTGCATTGGCTGATCGCCGTTTTTATCCTTTTTGCCTGGGGCTCCGTGGAGCTGCACGAGTTCTACGAGCGGGGCGACCCCATGCGCAGCTGGTGGATGGTGGTGCACTTTTCACTGGGGTTCAGCGTGCTGTTTCTGGCACTCGCACGTTTGTACTGGCGCGCCACCCACGGCCGCCCCACCCTTTATGGCAGCGGCCTGCAGAAGCCGGTATCGCTGCTGGTACAGAGCCTGATGTATGTGATCATGCTGGGAATGCCGCTGACCGGCCTGCTGATGCGCCAGTTTGCCGGGCGGGACACCACCCTCTTCTGGCTGTTTGACCTGCCGTCTTTCGTGGCCAAAAACGAAGCGCTCGCCAAACAACTGGCGTTTTTGCACAAGGAATTTCTGTGGAACGCACTGCTGGTATTACTGGTGCTGCATATCGGCGGTGCGCTGTGGCACCACCTGATCACCAAAGACAATACACTGCGGCAGATGCTGCCGTTTGGCAAAGTGAAGATAAGTGGGAAGTAA
- a CDS encoding DEAD/DEAH box helicase, which translates to MTDYSEATGFDQLGLPTEILEAVTKLGYETPSPIQAQTIPSLLEGRDVLGQAQTGTGKTAAFALPLLASLDLRDKRPQALVLAPTRELAIQVAEACQSYAANLKGFHVAPIYGGADYRGQIQQLKRGVQLIVGTPGRVMDHMRKGTLDLSSLKMLVLDEADEMLRMGFIDDVKWVLEQIPEERQIALFSATMPREVAAIAREHLHDPVEVKIKVKTETAETIRQRYWPVGGLHKMDALTRILEAEPVDATIIFVRTKNATVEVADKLAARGFASAALNGDMAQAMREQVIDKLKAGKLDIVVATDVAARGLDVKRISHVINYDIPYDTEAYIHRIGRTGRAGREGDAILFVAPREQRMLRTIERATKKAIERLDLPTAAAVNASRMEKFQQKITYTLAGRRDLAPFRDLVEKYLENNDVDPLDVAAALAAMAQGDQPLLLDEREPARQEFRERKPRRDFGDDDFEDRKRKPRDKKGFDKDSKRIPGPDEGKERYRIEVGREHGVRPGSIVGAIANEVDLDSSYIGRIEIYPEYTTVDLPEGMPQEIFQHLKKVRVNGRPMNIARFDESRVKSGGKTAPAFKKRKPKKSFD; encoded by the coding sequence ATGACCGATTATTCCGAAGCCACTGGTTTTGACCAGTTGGGCCTGCCGACTGAAATTCTCGAAGCCGTCACCAAACTGGGTTACGAAACCCCCAGCCCGATTCAGGCGCAGACTATCCCTTCACTGCTGGAGGGCCGCGATGTGCTGGGCCAGGCCCAGACCGGTACCGGCAAGACTGCGGCGTTTGCCCTGCCACTGCTGGCAAGCCTCGATCTGCGCGACAAGCGCCCCCAGGCGCTGGTACTGGCGCCCACCCGTGAACTGGCCATTCAGGTGGCCGAGGCCTGTCAGTCTTACGCGGCCAACCTGAAGGGTTTTCACGTTGCGCCGATTTATGGCGGCGCCGACTACCGTGGCCAGATCCAGCAACTGAAGCGCGGCGTACAGCTGATTGTGGGCACTCCGGGCCGCGTGATGGACCATATGCGCAAAGGCACCCTGGACCTGTCTTCCCTGAAGATGCTGGTGCTGGATGAAGCCGACGAAATGTTGCGCATGGGCTTTATCGACGACGTGAAATGGGTGCTGGAACAGATTCCGGAAGAGCGCCAGATCGCGCTGTTCTCCGCCACCATGCCGCGCGAAGTGGCGGCGATTGCCCGCGAGCATTTGCACGATCCGGTGGAAGTGAAGATCAAGGTCAAGACGGAAACCGCCGAGACCATTCGCCAGCGTTACTGGCCGGTGGGCGGTCTGCACAAGATGGATGCCCTGACCCGTATCCTTGAAGCCGAGCCGGTGGACGCGACCATTATTTTCGTGCGCACCAAGAACGCGACGGTGGAAGTGGCGGACAAACTTGCTGCGCGCGGTTTCGCCAGTGCCGCTCTGAACGGGGATATGGCGCAGGCCATGCGTGAGCAGGTGATCGACAAGCTGAAAGCCGGCAAACTCGACATCGTCGTGGCCACAGACGTGGCTGCGCGGGGGCTGGATGTGAAGCGCATCAGCCACGTGATCAACTACGACATTCCCTACGATACCGAAGCCTATATTCACCGTATCGGCCGTACCGGTCGTGCCGGTCGCGAGGGCGATGCGATCCTGTTCGTGGCGCCGCGCGAGCAGCGTATGCTGCGCACCATCGAGCGCGCCACCAAGAAGGCCATCGAGCGTCTTGATCTGCCGACGGCGGCCGCGGTAAACGCGTCGCGTATGGAGAAATTCCAGCAGAAAATCACCTATACCCTGGCCGGCCGCCGCGACCTGGCACCGTTCCGCGATCTGGTGGAAAAATATCTGGAAAACAACGACGTTGATCCGCTGGATGTGGCCGCCGCGCTCGCCGCTATGGCCCAGGGCGACCAGCCGCTGCTGCTGGATGAGCGCGAGCCTGCGCGTCAGGAGTTCCGCGAGCGCAAGCCGCGTCGTGACTTTGGGGATGACGACTTCGAAGACCGCAAGCGCAAGCCGCGTGACAAGAAGGGTTTTGACAAGGACAGCAAGCGTATTCCCGGTCCCGACGAGGGCAAGGAACGCTACCGCATTGAAGTTGGGCGCGAACACGGCGTGCGCCCGGGCAGCATCGTCGGTGCGATTGCCAACGAGGTGGATCTCGACAGCTCCTATATCGGTCGTATCGAGATTTACCCGGAATACACCACCGTGGATCTGCCGGAAGGTATGCCGCAGGAAATTTTCCAGCACCTGAAAAAGGTGCGGGTCAATGGTCGGCCGATGAACATTGCCCGCTTTGACGAATCGCGCGTGAAATCCGGTGGTAAAACCGCGCCGGCGTTCAAGAAGCGCAAGCCGAAGAAGTCATTCGACTGA
- a CDS encoding nucleotidyltransferase substrate binding protein, whose protein sequence is MTAPDIRWLQRFENYQKALAQLQEAVELQHQRALSNIEKQGFIKAFEFTHELAWNVLKDFARYQGDTQIMGSRDATRFAFKNELIEDGDSWMAMIADRNRAVHAYDEKTVLAIIERTRDVYYPLFRSFQRKMQQLSSNHGH, encoded by the coding sequence ATGACCGCCCCGGATATCCGTTGGCTGCAGCGGTTCGAAAACTATCAGAAGGCGTTGGCGCAGTTACAGGAAGCCGTGGAGCTTCAGCATCAGCGCGCCCTCTCCAATATCGAAAAGCAGGGATTCATCAAGGCATTTGAGTTCACACATGAGTTGGCGTGGAATGTTCTGAAAGACTTCGCCAGGTACCAGGGAGACACTCAGATCATGGGATCTCGCGATGCCACCCGGTTCGCCTTCAAGAATGAACTGATAGAAGACGGCGACAGCTGGATGGCCATGATTGCAGACCGCAATCGCGCCGTGCATGCCTATGATGAAAAAACGGTGCTCGCCATCATCGAAAGAACCCGGGATGTTTACTATCCGTTATTCCGGTCCTTTCAACGGAAGATGCAGCAACTGAGTTCAAACCATGGCCATTGA
- a CDS encoding outer membrane beta-barrel protein, with amino-acid sequence MTKLKLSAAVCLITSFGAGAALAQTEAAAVKLGSGINFTPTLNIDLQNDDNVTNAETNTIESVVAVINPNFLLSADDGVSAYSVNYSLLRGEYFDSEDDNYTDHFVTGTAGWELNARNRLELFGNFTDGHEPRGTGFSQGSGNVQNEPDRFKSSDINGTYTFGAETAKGQLVLNLGTADKDYEGGMRTAGRDRGTDYGSVTFNYNTGGRTRLLAEVGRREIGYDYTPVGVETLDSAEMRYQVGVTWEGTAKTTGTIKVGSRSKDFVSGERKDYTGPSWEAGIRWTPKTYSAFDFNTARRSDETSGVGNFIDVESYTLSWHHSWADRLSSQVTFDHSINDYLGSRVEREEDINTGTLRLNYQAQRWLAFNAGISVSDKDSSAAGFSYEKNLTFIGLQASL; translated from the coding sequence ATGACCAAGCTTAAATTGTCTGCGGCTGTTTGTTTGATCACCAGTTTTGGGGCGGGCGCGGCACTGGCTCAGACCGAAGCGGCGGCGGTGAAATTGGGGAGCGGTATCAACTTTACCCCGACCCTGAATATTGACCTGCAAAACGACGATAACGTTACTAACGCGGAAACCAACACCATCGAGAGCGTGGTGGCGGTCATCAATCCGAATTTCCTGTTGTCCGCCGATGACGGTGTTTCTGCGTACAGCGTGAATTACTCTCTGCTGCGCGGTGAGTACTTCGACAGCGAAGACGACAACTACACCGACCATTTTGTAACCGGCACTGCGGGTTGGGAGCTGAACGCGCGCAACCGTCTGGAGCTGTTCGGCAACTTTACCGATGGCCACGAGCCGCGCGGTACCGGGTTCTCTCAGGGTTCTGGCAATGTGCAGAACGAGCCGGACCGTTTCAAAAGCAGCGACATCAACGGTACCTACACCTTTGGTGCGGAAACCGCCAAAGGGCAGCTGGTGCTGAACCTGGGTACCGCCGATAAAGATTACGAAGGCGGCATGCGCACCGCTGGCCGCGACCGCGGCACCGACTACGGCTCTGTTACCTTCAATTACAACACCGGCGGCCGCACCAGGCTGCTGGCGGAAGTGGGCCGCCGCGAGATCGGTTACGACTACACCCCGGTGGGCGTGGAAACCCTGGACAGCGCTGAAATGCGTTACCAGGTGGGCGTGACCTGGGAAGGTACCGCAAAAACCACCGGTACCATCAAGGTGGGTAGCCGCTCCAAGGATTTCGTGAGCGGCGAGCGTAAAGACTACACCGGCCCGAGCTGGGAAGCCGGCATCCGCTGGACGCCGAAAACCTACAGCGCGTTTGATTTCAACACCGCGCGCCGCAGTGATGAAACCAGCGGTGTGGGCAACTTCATCGACGTGGAGAGCTACACCCTGAGCTGGCACCACTCGTGGGCGGACCGCCTGAGCAGCCAGGTGACCTTTGATCACTCCATCAACGACTACCTGGGTTCCCGCGTAGAGCGCGAGGAAGACATCAACACCGGTACCCTGCGCCTCAATTACCAGGCCCAGCGCTGGCTGGCGTTTAACGCGGGTATCAGTGTGTCTGACAAGGATTCTTCCGCGGCGGGCTTCAGCTACGAGAAGAACCTGACCTTTATCGGCCTGCAGGCCTCCCTGTAA
- a CDS encoding nucleotidyltransferase domain-containing protein, translating to MAIESGAWGLSSETITRLQQVFERHPEVESALLYGSRAKGNYRKGSDIDLTLIGPELQPLHLIQIETEIDELLTPYSFDLSIYSELESPELLDHIERVGVEFYRRGASL from the coding sequence ATGGCCATTGAATCCGGCGCCTGGGGGCTGTCGAGTGAAACCATCACCCGTCTCCAACAGGTTTTTGAGCGTCATCCCGAAGTGGAGTCCGCCCTGCTCTATGGCTCCCGGGCGAAAGGCAACTACCGCAAGGGGTCGGATATTGATCTCACCCTTATCGGGCCAGAGCTACAACCCCTCCACCTGATCCAGATTGAAACCGAAATCGACGAGCTGCTGACCCCCTACTCCTTCGATCTTTCCATTTATTCAGAGCTGGAAAGCCCGGAGTTGCTCGACCATATCGAACGTGTTGGTGTGGAGTTTTATCGAAGAGGAGCTTCGCTGTAG
- a CDS encoding GumC family protein, whose protein sequence is MNAQANLHQERMLQEEVIDLRQYWRIVDRFKWRIAALSIAVTMITAMVVFSMTPRYQATATLMIEAEQAKALSIEEVYGLDSSRKEYFLTQFEILKSKRIAERVVTLMGLDSHPEFDPEQQEGGFSIRAMLPFLSQEEPLSEEEARQVKLQQVTEAFIERLSIAPVRNTQLVKITFESESPKLAADVANKVAEVYINSHLEAKLEMTQQATTWLNSRLDDLRTKLEESEARLQAFQEAEGLVDVEGVRGLGRQELNEITEQLLMARKELKQAASIRELVRMSGSDINALASLPEVLNHSVIQDVKRAEVEASRKVSELARRYGPKHPKMIAAEDQLESVQAKLHDEVRRLVAGIESEYQAALSNERSLQEELNATKAEYQVTSRKETRYQELKRDADVNRQLYNAFLTRFRETSETSDFEAANARLTDPAVAPRKPAKPKKALIVALAMVVSAMMGVMLAFLFEALNDGVRNPDDVESKLSQRMIGLLPWVEHQKDERLSLRTFFQSGQHQFSEAVRTLRTSLVLSHLEKPAKVISVTSSIPGEGKTTVSENLAFSLVQMEKVLLIDADMRRPSVGKDFGLPIYQPGLSNLIAGSASFDECVHRDENSGLDVIPAGAVPPNPQELLASPRFEQLLRELGEKYDRIILDTAPAQVVSDALVVSRVADSMLYVVKSDSTRQKVITDGIGRLLQVGAKIDGVVLNQVDTSSKSSGYGEYYGYYGGRYGYGAENAVVAEEAAKARAGKVEEKQPELA, encoded by the coding sequence ATGAACGCGCAAGCAAACCTGCACCAGGAGCGTATGCTTCAGGAAGAAGTCATCGATCTTCGCCAGTACTGGCGTATTGTCGACCGTTTTAAATGGCGTATCGCCGCACTTTCCATTGCCGTAACCATGATTACGGCCATGGTGGTGTTTTCCATGACCCCGCGCTACCAGGCCACCGCCACATTGATGATCGAGGCGGAACAGGCCAAGGCGCTCTCCATCGAGGAAGTGTACGGTCTGGATTCCAGTCGTAAGGAATACTTCCTCACCCAGTTCGAGATTCTCAAGTCCAAGCGCATTGCCGAGCGCGTGGTGACGCTGATGGGCCTGGATTCGCATCCGGAGTTTGATCCGGAGCAGCAGGAGGGCGGTTTTAGTATCCGTGCCATGCTGCCGTTCCTTTCCCAGGAAGAACCTTTGAGCGAGGAAGAGGCCCGCCAGGTAAAACTGCAGCAGGTCACCGAGGCGTTTATCGAGCGCCTGAGCATTGCGCCGGTGCGCAATACGCAGCTGGTGAAAATTACCTTCGAATCCGAATCGCCGAAACTGGCGGCGGACGTGGCCAACAAGGTGGCCGAGGTCTACATCAACAGCCACTTGGAAGCCAAGCTGGAAATGACCCAGCAGGCCACCACCTGGCTGAACAGCCGCCTGGATGATCTGCGCACCAAGCTGGAAGAATCCGAGGCCCGTTTGCAGGCGTTCCAGGAAGCGGAAGGTCTTGTCGACGTGGAAGGTGTACGCGGTCTGGGCCGCCAGGAACTGAATGAAATCACCGAACAACTGCTGATGGCCCGTAAAGAGCTGAAGCAGGCGGCGAGTATTCGCGAGCTGGTGCGGATGAGTGGTAGTGATATCAATGCCCTGGCGAGTCTGCCAGAGGTGCTGAACCACAGCGTGATTCAGGATGTGAAGCGCGCGGAAGTGGAAGCCTCGCGCAAGGTCTCCGAGCTGGCACGCCGCTACGGCCCCAAACATCCGAAAATGATCGCCGCGGAAGATCAGCTGGAATCGGTGCAGGCGAAACTGCACGACGAAGTACGCCGGCTGGTGGCCGGTATCGAGAGCGAATACCAGGCGGCGTTGAGTAATGAGCGTTCATTGCAGGAAGAGCTGAATGCCACCAAGGCCGAGTATCAGGTAACTTCCCGCAAGGAAACCCGCTATCAGGAACTGAAGCGAGATGCGGACGTCAACCGCCAGCTTTACAACGCCTTCCTGACGCGTTTCCGCGAAACCAGCGAGACCTCCGATTTCGAAGCGGCCAACGCCCGTCTGACCGACCCGGCAGTGGCGCCGCGCAAGCCGGCCAAGCCGAAGAAGGCGCTGATCGTTGCCCTGGCGATGGTGGTGAGCGCGATGATGGGCGTGATGCTGGCGTTCCTGTTCGAGGCGCTGAACGATGGCGTGCGCAACCCGGACGATGTGGAAAGCAAGCTGTCGCAGCGCATGATCGGCCTGCTGCCCTGGGTCGAGCACCAGAAAGACGAGCGCCTGAGCCTGCGCACTTTCTTCCAGTCTGGCCAGCACCAGTTCTCGGAGGCGGTGCGGACGCTGCGTACCAGCCTGGTGCTCTCGCACCTGGAAAAGCCGGCGAAAGTGATTTCCGTAACGTCGTCCATTCCCGGTGAGGGCAAGACCACCGTGTCTGAAAACCTGGCCTTCTCACTGGTGCAGATGGAAAAGGTACTGTTGATCGACGCGGACATGCGCCGCCCCTCCGTGGGCAAGGATTTCGGCTTGCCGATTTACCAGCCGGGTCTGTCCAACCTGATCGCCGGCAGCGCGAGTTTCGATGAATGCGTGCACCGGGATGAGAACAGTGGTCTGGATGTGATTCCGGCGGGCGCGGTGCCACCAAATCCGCAGGAGCTGCTGGCATCCCCGCGTTTTGAGCAGCTGCTGCGCGAGCTGGGTGAAAAGTACGACCGCATTATTCTCGACACTGCGCCCGCGCAGGTGGTGAGTGATGCACTGGTGGTATCCCGCGTGGCGGATTCCATGCTGTACGTAGTGAAGTCCGACAGCACCCGCCAGAAAGTGATTACCGATGGTATTGGCCGTCTGCTGCAGGTCGGTGCCAAGATTGACGGCGTAGTGCTGAACCAGGTGGATACCTCGTCCAAATCCAGCGGCTACGGTGAGTACTACGGGTATTACGGTGGCCGCTACGGCTACGGCGCTGAAAACGCGGTGGTCGCCGAGGAGGCCGCGAAGGCCAGAGCCGGTAAAGTGGAAGAGAAGCAGCCCGAGCTGGCATGA